The DNA sequence GCACTGGCGCCGGAACGCCGGCCGACTGGTGCAGGTCAGCCTCACCGGCGGGGAGACGTTCACCGGGCGGATCATGAAGAGCACCGAGGAGAGCGCGACGTTGGAGGTCGACCAGACAACACGCACGGTGCCGTTCGCCGAGGTCGCGAAGGCGCTGATCCAGGTCGAGCTGAACCGCCAGCAGGCCGATGACGAGGAGAGGGACGACTGACGTGGACATCGACATCGCGGTGCTGAGGGTGTTGGAACGGGAGAAGGACCTGCCGTTCGAGGTGCTGGCCCGGGCCATCGAGGAGGCGCTGCTGTCGGCGTACGAGAAGACCGACCATGCGGTCGCGGGTGCGCGGGTCGAGCTGAACCGCAAGTCCGGCCACGTCAGCGTGCTGGTGCCCGAGCTCGACGAGGAAGGCCACAAGATCGGGGAGTACGACAACACCCCCGAGGGCTTCGGCCGGGTGGCCGCCTCGACGGCGCGCCAGGTGATCATGCAGCGGCTGCGGGACGCTGAGGACGAGCAGAAGTTCGGCCACTTCGCCGGCGTCGAGGGTGACATCGTCTCCGGCGTCGTCCAGCAGGGCAGCGACTCACGGACCGTGCTGGTCGACCTCGGCAAGATCGAGGCGATCATGCCGCTGGCCGAGCAGGTGCCGGGGGAGTCGTACACCCATGGGAAGCGGCTCCGGGTGTACGTGGTCTCGGTGCGCAGGGAGCTCCGGGGACCGCAGGTCGTGGTCTCCCGGACCCATCCGCAGCTGGTGGAGAAGCTGTTCCGGCTGGAGGTGCCCGAGATCGCCGACGGCACGGTCGAGGTGAAGGCGGTGGCCCGCGAGGCGGGGCACCGGAGCAAGATTGCCGTTGTCAGCCACAACCCGGACGTCAGCGCCAAGGGTGCGTGCATCGGACCGATGGGCCAGCGGGTCCGCGCCGTCATGCACGAGCTGAACGAGGAGAAGATCGACATCATCGACTACTCGCCCGACCCGGCGACCTTCGTCGGCCAGGCGCTCTCCCCGGCCAAGGTCTCGTCGGTGACGGTTGTGGACGCGGCCGCCCGCGCCGCCCGGGTCGTGGTGCCCGACTACCAGCTGTCCCTGGCGATCGGGCGAGAGGGTCAGAACGCCCGCCTCGCCGCCCGGCTGACCGGCTGGCGGATCGACATCCGTTCCGACACCGAGGTCCCTGCCCCCGAGGCCTGACCTCCGACCTCCCGTCCTTTCCACCCCAGCGGGTCGCTCTCGCCCCCGGCGTCCTTTCCTCCCCAGCCGGTCGCCCCGGCCCGCGCGTCCTTTCCTCCCCAGCCGGTCGCCCCGGCCCGCGCGTCCTTTCCTCCCCAGCCGGTCGCCCTCGCCCGCTCGATCCGGTTCGGCCCTATCCCTCCCGCCCTTTGTCCGTCCTCCGCTCCTTTCCGTCTGAACCGGTCCGTCCCTAGCCCTTCCGCCCCTAGCCCTTCCGCCCCTGGGCCTCTGCCCTGGTGACGCCACCTGTTCGAAAACTCATCAGAACGCGAGTTCTAGGCTCGGATCTGGCCATTTGGGGTCGAGAACTCATCAGAACGCGAGTTCTAGGGCG is a window from the Microlunatus panaciterrae genome containing:
- the nusA gene encoding transcription termination factor NusA, with protein sequence MDIDIAVLRVLEREKDLPFEVLARAIEEALLSAYEKTDHAVAGARVELNRKSGHVSVLVPELDEEGHKIGEYDNTPEGFGRVAASTARQVIMQRLRDAEDEQKFGHFAGVEGDIVSGVVQQGSDSRTVLVDLGKIEAIMPLAEQVPGESYTHGKRLRVYVVSVRRELRGPQVVVSRTHPQLVEKLFRLEVPEIADGTVEVKAVAREAGHRSKIAVVSHNPDVSAKGACIGPMGQRVRAVMHELNEEKIDIIDYSPDPATFVGQALSPAKVSSVTVVDAAARAARVVVPDYQLSLAIGREGQNARLAARLTGWRIDIRSDTEVPAPEA